The Amycolatopsis sp. DG1A-15b genome window below encodes:
- a CDS encoding GntR family transcriptional regulator, producing MLDVSLSKVTRPLLRDEAYDRIRTAIVDGTLPPGTPLRDADLAEQLGLSKAPVRQALLRLADDGLVDSKPQSYTRVSEVMSPDVIDARQIVRLLHEFAVRQAAPRCRPADIAAMRAANDRFAAAIEARDIAAAVKADDELHDVPVRLAGNAAVAATLDRYTPLLRRLEHARFSSTLAWNSVERHTKLIDALEKRDTETAVSVISTIWTDLLEEL from the coding sequence ATGTTAGATGTGAGTCTCTCAAAGGTCACTCGGCCGCTCCTGCGCGACGAGGCGTACGACCGCATCCGGACCGCGATCGTCGACGGCACGCTCCCCCCGGGCACCCCGCTCCGGGACGCCGACCTCGCCGAGCAGCTCGGCCTGTCCAAGGCCCCGGTGCGCCAGGCCCTGCTGCGCCTGGCCGACGACGGCCTGGTCGACTCCAAGCCCCAGAGCTACACCCGGGTCTCCGAGGTGATGTCGCCCGACGTCATCGACGCCCGCCAGATCGTCCGGTTGCTGCACGAGTTCGCCGTCCGCCAGGCGGCCCCCCGCTGCCGGCCGGCCGACATCGCCGCGATGCGCGCGGCCAACGACCGCTTCGCCGCGGCGATCGAAGCGCGCGACATCGCCGCCGCCGTGAAAGCCGACGACGAGCTGCACGACGTCCCGGTCCGCCTGGCGGGCAACGCCGCGGTGGCCGCGACCCTCGACCGCTACACGCCCCTGCTGCGCCGCCTGGAACACGCCCGGTTCAGCTCGACGCTGGCCTGGAACTCGGTCGAGCGCCACACGAAGCTCATCGACGCCCTCGAGAAGCGGGACACCGAAACCGCCGTCTCGGTGATCTCGACCATCTGGACCGACCTGCTGGAGGAACTGTGA
- a CDS encoding IclR family transcriptional regulator, with protein sequence MSQSLDRALTLLGSIAQDARTLDDLADEIGVHKSTVLRLLRTLEQHHFVRREGARHYRLGSAMFDLANQALDSFDVRRSAHPALAALNSRTGHTVHLASYEDGEVVYIDKFEGRHSVRMYSRIGKRAPLHCTAVGKVLVAAMPAARREEIARSIEYPVRTPNTITGPEAYLAELERVAQLGYAVDNAEHEDFIHCIAAPVRGTGGEVLAAASMSVPKVLLDYEGLLALVPELRAATKEASVHSGWTENGKGH encoded by the coding sequence ATGAGTCAAAGCCTGGACCGCGCGCTGACGCTGCTGGGTTCGATCGCGCAGGACGCGCGGACCCTCGACGACCTCGCCGACGAGATCGGCGTGCACAAGTCGACGGTGCTGCGGCTGCTGCGCACCCTCGAACAGCACCACTTCGTCCGCCGCGAAGGCGCTCGCCACTACCGGCTGGGCAGCGCCATGTTCGACCTCGCCAACCAGGCCCTGGACTCCTTCGACGTCCGGCGCAGCGCCCACCCCGCGCTCGCCGCCCTCAACTCGCGCACCGGGCACACCGTGCACCTGGCCAGCTACGAGGACGGCGAAGTCGTCTACATCGACAAGTTCGAAGGCCGGCACTCGGTGCGGATGTACTCGCGCATCGGCAAGCGCGCGCCACTGCACTGCACCGCGGTGGGGAAGGTGCTGGTCGCCGCCATGCCCGCGGCCCGCCGCGAGGAGATCGCGCGGTCGATCGAGTACCCGGTGCGGACGCCGAACACGATCACCGGCCCCGAGGCCTACCTCGCCGAGCTGGAGCGCGTGGCGCAGCTCGGGTACGCCGTCGACAACGCCGAACACGAGGACTTCATCCACTGCATCGCGGCGCCGGTGCGGGGCACGGGCGGCGAAGTCCTCGCCGCCGCGTCGATGTCGGTGCCGAAGGTGCTGCTCGACTACGAAGGCCTGCTGGCGCTGGTGCCGGAGCTGCGGGCCGCCACGAAGGAAGCTTCCGTCCACAGTGGATGGACGGAGAACGGAAAGGGGCACTGA
- a CDS encoding DUF1844 domain-containing protein: MSEQPSQQPPYSPDARHLEDIPSVEVISRAAVMLLSAGAERLGLADADPATSPHRDLDEARRLITALAGLVTASAEYLGLHAGPLRDGLQSLQKAFREASAVPDEPGQGPGEKYTGPVY, encoded by the coding sequence GTGTCGGAACAACCTTCCCAACAGCCCCCGTATTCCCCGGACGCGCGCCACCTGGAGGACATCCCCAGCGTGGAGGTGATCAGCCGCGCCGCCGTCATGCTGCTGTCGGCCGGCGCCGAACGGCTCGGCCTGGCCGACGCCGACCCCGCCACCTCCCCGCACCGCGACCTCGACGAAGCGCGCCGCCTCATCACCGCGCTGGCCGGGCTCGTGACGGCCTCCGCGGAGTACCTGGGCCTGCACGCCGGGCCGCTGCGCGACGGCCTGCAGTCGCTCCAGAAGGCGTTCCGGGAGGCGTCGGCCGTGCCCGACGAGCCCGGGCAGGGCCCCGGCGAAAAGTACACCGGCCCGGTCTACTGA
- a CDS encoding RidA family protein, whose product MSKTAVSTENAPKPPAKFSQAVRKGNLLQVAGQVAFDPATNEIVGADVAGQTRQTFKNIEAVLTAAGSSLADAIMVRVYLTDTAHFAPFNEVYDELIGDAPQPARTTVYVGLPGELLVEIDVLCVLD is encoded by the coding sequence ATGAGCAAGACGGCAGTTTCCACCGAGAACGCGCCGAAGCCGCCGGCGAAGTTCTCGCAGGCCGTCCGCAAGGGGAACCTGCTGCAGGTCGCCGGCCAGGTCGCCTTCGACCCGGCCACGAACGAGATCGTCGGTGCCGACGTCGCGGGCCAGACCCGGCAGACGTTCAAGAACATCGAAGCCGTGCTGACGGCGGCGGGCTCGAGTCTCGCCGACGCGATCATGGTCCGGGTGTACCTGACCGACACCGCGCACTTCGCGCCGTTCAACGAGGTGTACGACGAGCTGATCGGCGACGCGCCGCAGCCCGCCCGCACGACGGTGTACGTCGGCCTCCCGGGCGAGCTCCTCGTCGAGATCGACGTGCTCTGCGTGCTGGACTGA
- a CDS encoding sugar kinase — MTSGPEVLCVGESMALFVPAEPGPPDEVKHWVRTIGGAESNVACNLPTLGVRSGWVSAVGDDPFGRAMLREVASHGVDVSACSVDPLRPTGLYVKESGAGGSPVRYYRTGSAASGMGPSLLDRLDLDGVRVLHLSGITPALSDSCLALVRALLELPRGDRLISFDVNLRPALWAGRDPGLLADLAGRADIVLTGDDEAQQVWGTGDPAELRALLPGPRTLVVKHGERGATLVEGEPLFAPALKVDVVEPVGAGDAFAAGFLAATLRGATPLERLRQGHLQAAVTLLTHDDVGVPLPPEVVDTLLHADPDEWRSARLTGEGVVLA; from the coding sequence GTGACGAGCGGGCCCGAGGTGTTGTGCGTGGGCGAGTCGATGGCGCTGTTCGTGCCCGCCGAACCCGGCCCGCCGGACGAGGTGAAGCACTGGGTGCGCACCATCGGCGGCGCCGAATCGAACGTGGCCTGCAACCTGCCGACGCTGGGCGTGCGCAGCGGCTGGGTGAGCGCGGTCGGGGACGACCCGTTCGGCCGGGCGATGCTGCGGGAGGTCGCCTCCCACGGCGTCGACGTCAGCGCGTGTTCCGTCGACCCGCTGCGCCCGACCGGGCTCTACGTCAAGGAAAGCGGCGCCGGCGGCAGTCCCGTGCGCTACTACCGGACGGGCTCGGCCGCGTCCGGGATGGGCCCGTCGCTGCTGGACCGGCTGGACCTCGACGGCGTCCGCGTGCTGCACCTGTCGGGCATCACGCCCGCGCTGTCGGACAGCTGCCTCGCGCTGGTGCGTGCCCTGCTGGAGCTGCCCCGCGGCGACCGGCTGATCTCCTTCGACGTCAACCTGCGGCCGGCGCTGTGGGCCGGCCGTGACCCCGGCCTGCTCGCCGACCTGGCCGGGCGGGCGGACATCGTCCTGACCGGCGACGACGAAGCTCAGCAGGTGTGGGGGACCGGCGATCCGGCGGAACTGCGCGCGCTGCTGCCGGGGCCGCGCACGCTCGTGGTCAAGCACGGTGAGCGCGGTGCGACGCTGGTCGAGGGGGAGCCGTTGTTCGCGCCCGCGCTGAAGGTCGACGTCGTCGAGCCGGTCGGCGCCGGCGACGCGTTCGCCGCGGGCTTCCTCGCCGCGACCCTGCGCGGGGCCACACCCTTGGAACGGCTGCGGCAGGGGCACCTGCAGGCCGCCGTCACCCTGCTGACCCACGACGACGTCGGCGTGCCGCTGCCGCCCGAGGTCGTGGATACCCTGCTCCACGCGGACCCGGACGAGTGGCGTTCGGCCCGGCTGACCGGAGAGGGCGTGGTGCTCGCATGA
- a CDS encoding 1-aminocyclopropane-1-carboxylate deaminase, with protein MTLDAFPRFPLLFGPSPVHPLERLTAHLGGAQVWAKREDVNSGLAYGGNKTRKLEYLVADALAQGADTLVSIGGVQSNHTRQVAAAAARAGLKAVLVQESWVDWHDPLYDKVGNIQLSRILGADVRLVQAGFGIGFKQAWEDAVAEIEQNGGKPYAIPAGASDHRLGGLGFANWVVELEQQEKELGVFFDTVIVCSVTGSTQGGMVAGVAGHRNRRILGIDASAKPGETREQITRIARNTAELIGAGEIAEVELDDRYHGGVYGIPDKSTVDAIETCARLEGMITDPVYEGKSMAALIDLVGSGEIERGSNVLYAHLGGQPALNGYTSVLG; from the coding sequence GTGACCCTCGACGCCTTCCCGCGCTTCCCGCTGCTCTTCGGTCCGTCGCCGGTGCACCCGCTCGAGCGCCTCACCGCGCACCTCGGCGGCGCGCAGGTCTGGGCCAAGCGCGAGGACGTCAACTCCGGCCTCGCCTACGGCGGCAACAAGACCCGCAAGCTCGAATACCTCGTCGCCGACGCGCTGGCGCAGGGAGCCGACACGCTCGTCTCCATCGGCGGCGTCCAGTCCAACCACACCCGGCAGGTCGCCGCGGCCGCCGCGCGCGCCGGGCTGAAGGCCGTGCTCGTGCAGGAAAGCTGGGTCGACTGGCACGACCCGCTCTACGACAAGGTCGGCAACATCCAGCTCTCGCGCATCCTCGGCGCGGACGTCCGGCTCGTCCAGGCCGGCTTCGGCATCGGGTTCAAGCAGGCGTGGGAGGACGCGGTCGCCGAGATCGAACAGAACGGCGGGAAGCCGTACGCCATCCCGGCCGGCGCGTCGGACCACCGGCTCGGCGGCCTCGGCTTCGCGAACTGGGTCGTGGAGCTGGAACAGCAGGAGAAGGAACTCGGCGTCTTCTTCGACACCGTGATCGTCTGCTCGGTCACCGGCAGCACCCAGGGTGGCATGGTCGCCGGGGTGGCCGGCCACCGGAACCGGCGCATCCTCGGCATCGACGCCTCCGCGAAGCCCGGCGAGACCCGCGAGCAAATCACGCGCATCGCGCGCAACACCGCCGAGCTGATCGGCGCCGGCGAGATCGCGGAGGTCGAGCTGGACGACCGCTACCACGGCGGGGTCTACGGCATCCCCGACAAGTCCACTGTGGACGCGATCGAAACGTGCGCCCGGCTGGAGGGCATGATCACCGACCCGGTGTACGAGGGCAAGTCGATGGCCGCGCTGATCGACCTCGTCGGGAGCGGCGAGATCGAGCGCGGCTCGAACGTCCTGTACGCCCACCTCGGCGGGCAGCCCGCGCTCAACGGCTACACGAGCGTCCTGGGCTGA